A single Miscanthus floridulus cultivar M001 unplaced genomic scaffold, ASM1932011v1 os_2456_2, whole genome shotgun sequence DNA region contains:
- the LOC136534972 gene encoding galactinol synthase 2-like — protein MGPNMSALGKQNQAAAAMAQKRAYVTFLAGDGDYWKGVVGLAKGLRRVRAAYPLVVAVLPDVPEEHRRKLRDQGCVVREIEPVYPPESQTQFAMAYYVINYSKLRIWEFVEYERMVYLDADIQVYSNIDHLFDLDKGKFHAVMDCFCEKAWSHTPQYKIGYCQQCPERVAWPEQELGPPPPPYFNAGMFVHEPSLRTAKDLLDALVVTPPTPFAEQDFLNLFFRDVYSPIPPVYNLVLAMLWRHPEKVVLDEVKVVHYCAAGSKPWRYTGKEPNMEREDIKALVAKWWDIYDDESLDYKGAPVVDGGDDGEEEAVDQARLPLRQALAQAGAVKYYPAPSAA, from the exons ATGGGCCCCAACATGTCGGCGCTGGGCAAGCAGAAtcaggcggcggcggccatggcgcagaAGCGGGCGTACGTCACCTTCCTTGCGGGCGACGGCGACTACTGGAAGGGCGTGGTGGGGCTGGCCAAGGGCCTTCGCCGTGTCCGCGCCGCCTACCCGCTGGTGGTGGCCGTGCTCCCCGACGTGCCCGAGGAGCACCGCCGCAAGCTCCGCGACCAGGGCTGCGTCGTCCGCGAGATCGAGCCGGTGTACCCGCCCGAGAGCCAGACGCAGTTCGCCATGGCCTACTACGTCATCAACTACTCCAAGCTCCGGATCTGGGAG TTCGTGGAGTACGAGCGCATGGTGTACCTGGACGCGGACATCCAGGTGTACTCGAACATCGATCACCTGTTCGACCTCGACAAGGGCAAGTTCCACGCCGTGATGGACTGCTTCTGCGAGAAGGCGTGGAGCCACACGCCGCAGTACAAGATCGGCTACTGCCAGCAGTGCCCGGAGCGGGTGGCGTGGCCGGAGCAGGAGCTGGGccccccgccgccgccctacTTCAACGCCGGTATGTTCGTGCACGAGCCCAGCCTGCGCACCGCGAAAGACCTCCTGGACGCGCTGGTGGTGACGCCGCCCACGCCGTTCGCGGAGCAGGACTTCCTCAACCTCTTCTTCCGCGACGTGTACTCGCCCATCCCGCCAGTGTACAACCTGGTGCTCGCCATGCTGTGGCGGCACCCCGAGAAGGTGGTGCTCGACGAGGTGAAGGTGGTGCACTACTGCGCCGCGGGGTCCAAGCCGTGGAGGTACACGGGGAAGGAGCCCAACATGGAGCGCGAGGACATCAAGGCGCTGGTGGCCAAGTGGTGGGACATCTACGACGACGAGAGCCTCGACTACAAGGGTGCGCCGGTTGTGgacggcggcgacgacggcgaggaggaggcggtggaccAGGCGAGGCTGCCGCTGCGCCAGGCCCTGGCCCAGGCCGGCGCCGTCAAGTACTACCCCGCGCCGTCGGCTGCCTAG